In Puntigrus tetrazona isolate hp1 chromosome 22, ASM1883169v1, whole genome shotgun sequence, one genomic interval encodes:
- the sass6 gene encoding spindle assembly abnormal protein 6 homolog — MTELLFNKRLQVFVKNKDTDERRSVIRISIELQSSSNPVHRKDLVVRLTDDTDLYFLYNLVISEDDFQSLKVQQGLLIDFTSFPQKFIDLLEQCISEQDKENPRFLLQLTSASSAFDHSPSNLNIVETNAFKHLTHLSLKLLPGSDTDIKKYLAICLSSVKEEKQGLEQKLRKTEEDLTRQLNYAQQTLSEKSRELDKLRSEWTSQTTSLSSRHMQDLTAEREKALETQARLQQQNDQLRQELESSHHRSTQQLQTKVSELETANRELTDKKYKSDSTIRDLKAKLASLEEECQRSKQQVLSLRRENGALDAECHEKERLVNQLQTRVAVFEQEIKDKDQLVLRTKEVLEATQQQKNSVEGNVESKQVQIGKLEATVKSLSEELIKANGIIKKLQGDLKALVGKIKVKNSVTVSQEKILQETTERLQREQRELQDAQQRLRQKEDEVIKVKEQLDAAVQKLDESREVLKTNENVITWLNKQLNENQLSRKQETLGVFETPAAALRTGSVPHNMLDSKGFPSSLGQGFPITSTINSKYPLPLSCVSSGPRSVLSAHNQTSGPKVQFNPMSVKSSSADVSPTALSQPAHKENGEPVGLDSKYFERRDDSIPLRGLLPSMHLNREVPKPLNTAGAKPTASAYFPG, encoded by the exons ATGACGGAATTACTTTTTAACAAGAGGTTACAGGTCTTCGTGAAGAATAAAGATACCGATGAGAG ACGTTCAGTCATTCGTATAAGCATTGAACTGCAGTCTTCATCAAATCCTGTTCATAGAAAG GATTTGGTTGTACGGTTGACGGATGATActgatctttattttttatacaaccTTGTCATATCAGAAGATGATTTTCAGAG TTTAAAGGTACAACAAGGGCTTTTAATAGACTTCACATCATTCCCGCAAAAATTTATCGACTTGCTCGAGCAGTGCATCTCCGAACAGGACAAAGAAAACCCACG GTTTCTCTTGCAGCTCACGTCTGCTTCATCGGCGTTTGATCACAGTCCTTCGAACCTTAACATCGTGGAGACGAACGCTTTTAAGCACCTCACACATCTCTCTCTGAAACTGCTGCCGGGATCTGATACGGATATTAAGAAGTATCTGGCCATCTGTCTGTCCAGCGTTAAG gaGGAAAAGCAGGGGTTGGAACAAAAGCTGAGAAAGACCGAGGAAGATCTGACCAGACAGCTAAATTATGCGCAGCAA ACCCTGTCTGAGAAAAGTCGCGAGCTGGACAAACTGCGATCTGAATGGACGTCACAAACGACCTCTCTGTCCAGCAGACACATGCAAGATCTCACAGCTGAGCGAGAAAAAGCTCTCGAG ACCCAAGCCCGTCTGCAGCAGCAGAACGATCAGCTGCGTCAGGAGCTCGAGTCGTCTCATCACAGAAGCACCCAGCAGCTCCAAACCAAAGTCTCCGAGCTGGAGACGGCCAACAGAGAGCTCACCGACAAGAAATACAAGAGCGACTCCACCATCCGAGACCTCAAAGCCAAGCTGGCCAGCCTGGAAGAG GAGTGTCAGCGGTCGAAGCAGCAGGTCCTGTCGCTCAGGAGAGAGAACGGCGCCCTCGATGCCGAATGCCACGAGAAAGAGCGCCTGGTGAACCAGCTGCAGACGCGAGTGGCCGTCTTCGAGCAGGAGATCAAAGATAAAGACCAGCTCGTGCTGCGCACCAAAGAAGTGCTGGAGGCCACGCAGCAGCAGAAG AACTCTGTGGAAGGAAATGTTGAAAGCAAGCAGGTTCAGATCGGCAAGCTGGAGGCCACGGTGAAGTCCCTGTCGGAGGAGCTCATCAAG GCGAACGGCATCATCAAGAAGCTGCAGGGCGATCTGAAGGCGCTGGTGGGGAAGATCAAGGTGAAGAACAGCGTGACGGTGTCTCAGGAGAAGATCCTGCAGGAGACCACCGAGCGACTGCAGCGGGAGCAGAGAGAGCTGCAGGACGCCCAACAACGGCTCCGGCAGAAAGAGGACGAG GTAATAAAAGTGAAGGAACAGTTGGACGCTGCGGTTCAGAAACTGGACGAGAGCAGGGAAGTGTTAAAAACCAATGAGAACG TTATAACGTGGCTGAACAAGCAGCTGAATGAGAACCAGCTCTCTCGGAAACAGGAAACGTTAGGAGTGTTCGAGACTCCCGCCGCGGCTCTGAGAACAGGAAGTGTTCCTCACAATATG CTTGATAGCAAAGGCTTCCCCTCGTCTTTGGGACAGGGCTTCCCCATCACCTCTACGATTAACTCCAAAtatcctcttcctctttcctgCGTGAGCTCAGGACCTCGCTCTGTCCTGTCAGCACACAATCAGACGTCTGGACCAAAG GTCCAGTTTAACCCCATGAGTGTGAAATCTTCGTCAGCAGATGTTAGTCCCACCGCTCTCTCCCAGCCCGCCCATAAAGAGAA CGGAGAACCTGTTGGTCTGGACTCCAAGTACTTTGAGAGAAGAGATGACAGCATTCCTCTCCGTGGCCTTCTACCCAGCATGCATCTCAACAGAG AAGTCCCTAAGCCTTTGAACACGGCTGGAGCGAAACCAACGGCGTCCGCGTATTTCCCAGGATGA
- the lsm7 gene encoding U6 snRNA-associated Sm-like protein LSm7 — protein MADKEKKKKESIFDLSKYIDKHIRVKFQGGREASGVLKGFDPLLNLVLDGTIEYMRDPDDQYKLTEDTRQLGLVVCRGTSVVLICPQDGMEAIPNPFIQQQDG, from the exons ATGGCG gataaagagaagaaaaagaaggagaGCATTTTTGATTTGTCGAAATATATCGACAAACATATAAGAGTGAAGTTCCAAGGCGGACGTGAAG CAAGCGGGGTCTTAAAAGGTTTCGACCCGCTGTTGAATCTCGTGTTGGATGGCACCATTGAATACATGCGAG ATCCTGATGATCAGTATAAACTGACTGAAGACACCAGGCAGCTCGGTTTGGTCGTATGTCGAGGGACGTCCGTCGTActgatctgtccacaggacgGGATGGAGGCCATTCCCAACCCTTTCATTCAACAGCAAGACGGATAA